One genomic window of Microbacterium testaceum StLB037 includes the following:
- a CDS encoding LemA family protein, which translates to MWEWLVPVLVIVGIVVIAGIYLWATYNSLVALNVRVDEAWSDITVQLKRRADLLPNLIETVKGYASHEKAVFENVTRARAETLTAESPAAAGVAEGHMQQALKSLFAVAEAYPQLQASQNFLQLQHSIVDTEDKIQASRRFYNGGVRELNTKIKVFPNNLFARQLGFSEREFFEVVDGAAIAEPPRVQF; encoded by the coding sequence GTGGGAGTGGCTCGTACCGGTCTTGGTGATCGTCGGCATCGTGGTGATCGCCGGTATCTACCTGTGGGCCACTTACAACTCGCTCGTCGCGCTCAACGTGCGCGTCGATGAGGCGTGGAGTGACATCACCGTCCAACTGAAGCGCCGTGCCGACCTGCTCCCGAACCTCATCGAGACGGTCAAGGGATACGCCTCGCACGAGAAGGCCGTGTTCGAGAACGTCACGCGCGCCCGCGCCGAGACCCTCACCGCCGAGAGTCCCGCTGCGGCCGGCGTTGCCGAGGGCCACATGCAGCAGGCGTTGAAGTCGCTGTTCGCGGTCGCCGAGGCGTACCCGCAGCTGCAGGCGAGCCAGAACTTCCTTCAGTTGCAGCACTCGATCGTCGACACCGAAGACAAGATCCAGGCGTCGCGCCGGTTCTACAACGGCGGTGTCCGCGAGCTGAACACGAAGATCAAGGTCTTCCCGAACAACCTCTTCGCCCGCCAGCTCGGCTTCAGCGAGCGGGAGTTCTTCGAGGTCGTCGACGGGGCGGCCATCGCCGAACCACCTCGCGTCCAGTTCTGA